From the Streptomyces sp. Sge12 genome, the window GGCGAGGCCGAGGCCTTCCCGTTGATCGAGGGCCTGCTGCTCGGCGCGCTCCCCGAGGTGACGTACGCCGAACGGGAGGTGCGCCTCGAACCGGAGGACACCCTGCTGATGTTCACGGACGGGCTGGTGGAACGCCGGGACTCCTCGGTGCAGGACTCCCTCGGCCACCTCCTGCACACGGCCGCCGCCTGTGCCGGGGACGTGGACCGGCAGCTGGACCGCCTCCTCGCCGAGAGCCGCTCGGACACGGACGACGACACCTGTGTCATCGGGATCCAGGTCGGCTGACGCGGCGGGGTGACACCCCTGGGGTGCCTTGCCGATCAGGCCGGGCTCACCCCGTGACAGGCCGGGCTGACCCGGTGAGCCGAGGGGTCCGGAGGGCGTCCGGGGGTGCGGGCGGGCCGTGTTAGCGTGCGGGCATGCGCGCTCCCATCGGGCCCTTCGACAACGCGGTGCCGGCTCCCGACTGCCTCGCGGACCTCACCCCGCCCGTGGCCGAAGCGGTCCGCGGCTGGACCGGGGACGTACCTGCCGAGCAGATCCTCCACGTGGACACCGATCCGGCGATCGCCGACACCCGCGCCTTCGTCGCGCACTACGGGCAGGAACTGCTCGGGCAGTCGGCGAACTGCGTGGTGGTCGCCGCCAAGCGCGGCGGCGAGGTCACCCTCGCGGCCTGCCTCGTGCCCTCCGCCGGCCGGATCGACGTCAACGGCGCCGTCCGCCGCCACCTCGGCGCGCGCAAGGTGTCCTTCGCACCGATGGAGACGGCCGTGGAACTGACGGGCATGGAGTACGGGGGCATCACCCCGATCGGCCTGCCGGCCGACTGGCCGCTCCTGGTGGACGCGGCGGTCGCCGACATGCCCTACGTACTCGTCGGCAGCGGACGCCGCCGCGGCAAGCTCATCGCCCCCGGCAAGCTGTTCGCGGAGCTCCCCGGAGCCGAACTCATCGAGGGCCTCGCCCTCTGAGGTCAGGCGATGCCCACGGTATACGCGGCCCGGTAGCCGTCGCCGTCCGGGACCGGCGCCAGGGTCATCGAGGCCCCGGAGGCGCGGTACCGGTCGTCACGGGCGTTGGGGTGCTCCGGCGCGCGGCGTTCGGCGTACGGAGGGCGCTTGTACACCTGCACCAGCAGGGGCTCGGGGAAGAAGAACTGCGAGGTCGTCTCGGTCCGGCGGTCGGGACGCACCTTGAAGTGGATGTGCGGTGCCAGCCCGGCGTACCAGCCGGGCACGATGGTGCGGAAGGTGCTGCGGCCGGCGGCGTCCGTGACCTGCGTACCGCGCAGGAAGGCGGCCCCGCCGGTGGAGTAGGCGCCCGAGGGGTCGGCGTGCCAGACGTCGACGGCGGCCTCGGCGACCGGACGGCAGCCCGCCGACACCCGCACCACGGTCAGGTCCAGCCGGAACGGCACACCCGCCCGGCCCTCCGTGATGTCCGACCGGACCCGGTCCAGATCGAGGTAGTACGGGCCGGCGCCCGCCTGCACGGCGAGCACGCAGGCCGGGGTGCTGGCGCCGGGTGACGGTGAGAGCGGCGGCGGTGCGGACGGCTGCCCCGCCGCCCCGCGGGTCCCGGCAGGGCCGGAGCAGGCCGCCGTCAGTGCCGCGACCCCGACCGAGCCGGCGGCCAGCAGGAGGGCGCGGCGGCTGGTCGGGGAACTGCCGTTCTCGGTCATACGAAACTCTCCCGCGCGCTGAACGACCGCCGCACGGACGCGACGGCCACCGACGGCGCCCACCGTGCCGGACGCGAGACGTCCGGGCCATCACCGACACGTCACGGATCCGCACCCCAAGTAGGACGGGAACCGACCTCATTGGTGCCTACGGTGGTGATGTCGCGCGGAGCGGCGGACCGCGGGAAGTCCGCGGAAGCCGTGTGAAGTCAGTCGAAGTCAGTCGAAGTCAGTGGAAGGGACGGGACGAGAGCGATGGACCACTTTGCCCCCGAGGGCTACACGAGCGTCGCACCGTGGGTCGTCACCGACGACACGGGCGCGTTGCTCGACTTCATCACCGCGGCGTTCGACGGTGAAGAGATCGCACGGGTGTCGGTCGAGGACGGCAGCATCGGCCACGGCGAGATCCGGATCGGCGACACGGTCGTCCTCGCCTTCGACCGGCGGCCGGACTGGCCGGCCACGCCCGCCATGCTGCGGGTCTACGTACCCGACGCGGACGCCGCCATGGCCGCCGCCGTCGCCCACGGAGCGCGGGTGGTCACCGAGGCCGCCGACAGCGCGTGGGGCGACCGCGGGGGCCGGGTGAAGGATCCCTTCGGCAACATCTGGTGGGTCGTGAGCCGGGTCGAGGAGGTCGCGCCGGACGAGGTCTGGCGGCGCATGGACGAGCCGAAGTACGCCGAGTCGATGCGCACGGCCCAGCAGACCCTGGACGCCGAACTCGGCGGCCGTGCCTCGGGCGTGGCCAGCGCCCCGCAGCGACCGCCCCACTGAGCGGCGTGCGGCCCGGGCCCGCCCCGGGCTGTCGCAGCCGCGGCGGGCGGGGCTACCGTGGGAGCCGTGCCCGGGGGCGGCGAAGGGGGAGCGTCATGCTGGACGAGGCGATGGTCGCACTGGCGGCCTCGGTGGGCTCGGGCGTCGTACAGGCCGCCGGGACGGACGCCTGGCAGGCGGTACGGAGCCGGCTGGCCCGGCTGCTCGGCCGCGGGGACCGGCAGCAGGAGGGCGCCCAGCTGGAACGCCTGGACCGGACCGCGGCCGAACTGACCGCGGCGGGGCCGGAGGGCGATGCTCCGGAAGGCGGCGGCGAGGAGCGCACCCGGCACATTGAGGCCTGGCGGACCCGCACCGAGGACCTGCTGGACGAACTGGCACCGGACGAACGGGTCGCTGCCGCGGCGGAACTCCGGGCGCTGCTTGCCGAGGTTGCGCGGGCGGCGCGCCCGGCGGCCGGAATGTCCGGGCAGAACGTGTTCCTCGGCCCTGCGGCGTTCCAGTCCGGGGACGGCAACGTCCAGGTGAACCGGTTCGACTCCCGCCCGTGACCGGCTCGGAGCCCGATCCGGCCGACGGACGCCGCGGGGACGCGTACCACGGCCCGGCCGGGGTGCAGCGCGGCAGCGGGAACCTCCAGGTCAACATCCACGAGCACCGCGTCGGCATCCTGTCGGCCTGCGCGGTGGCCCTGGTGTGCGTGGCCACGGTGATCGCGGTCCGGCTGGGCGGCGACACCGGTACCGGGGCGGACGCTCCGCCCGACTCGGCCCCGGCCACGACCTCGGCCACAACCTCGGGCGCGCCCCGGGAGGATCTGTCGGCCCTCACCGGGCAGCTGGTCAACGACGGCAGCGGACTGTGCCTCCGCGCACCCGGGACCGGCGAGGGCCTCGTGCCGGTGCAGGACACGTGCACCGCCGACACCGACCGCACCTGGACGCTCGCCCAGCAGGACGGCGCCCGCAGCCGCACGCTGCGCAACGCGCACAGCGGCCGCTGCCTGACCGTCACGGGGGAGGAGAACGGCGCCCCCGCCCGCCAGTTCGCCTGCACCGCCGGGCAGCACGTGCAGCGCTGGGAACTGCAGTGGGGCAGCGGCGCCCGGGCCGGGCACTTCGTCCTGCGCAACGCCGCCAACGCCAAGTGCCTGCTGGTCCAGGGCACCGGGCAGGGCCTTCCGGCGGCGCAGACCTCGTGTGGTGAGGAGTACGCCGACCAGTGGTGGCACCTGGTGCCCCGGCAGGGGGGTCCGTCATGACGCCCCCCGGATGTGCTGCCCGAGATGCCAAGCTCCGGATAGGGGACTAGCGTCTCTAAGTGAGAACCGCAACTGTGGGGAACACACTCAGCCCGCAGTAGTGCGCCCGAGCGCCACGCTTGAGGGATCGCGTGTCGGCCCGGTTGTCCGCAGCCCGATCGGGCTGCGTTGACGGGGGATACGCGCACACGCATGTATGCGGTCAGCCACGCACCCGCGCTCCGAAACATTGCGCGAGAGGGCGCCCCCGAGCACGTCCCGAATGCGTGGCACGACAACGGAAAAGAAGGGTTCGAACCATGCAAGCACTGAGAGTGAAGCGACTCTTCGCGGTGTCCGCCATCGGTGTTCTGATGGCAGGTGGCGCCGCTCTCGGAGCCGCAGGTACGGCCTCGGCGGCAGCTCCGACGCACGCGCCCACGTATGTCACCGGCGGAGGCTGGGACGACGACGACCACGGTTACGGCGGCCACCACGGCTGGTACGACGACGATGACGACTGGGGCGGAGGCTACGACCACGGCGACTGCTGACCGAAGCAGCTGTCCACACGGACGGGTCGGCGCGCGGGCACACGCGCGCCGGCCCTTCCGCGCTCGCGCGCGGCGAATTCGACCGTGCGGACACGACCCGTGCCGACTCGGCCGTGGCGGACCGGCTACGGTCCGCCACCCTTGTGCCCCCCACCCGTCCCGGGCGGGGCTGCGGGCACAAAAATTTCACAACTCGGTCCGCCCGGTGCCCCGTACGCCGTCCGAGGCGCCTCCGGGCCGTCGTGGGCCCCCTCTGAGCCGGCTCCGCGGCCGTCAGCCACGGCGCGTTCCGTGCACGGCACCGGGCCCGGGACCGTACGCGGCAGGATCGAAACCGGGAAGTTCCCTTTGGCGTGAACCCGTTCGGTCGGGACGGCGCGGCGGTGGTGTCCCCGCGACCCGGCGGGTCGAGAACCTCCCAGGCGGCGGCCGCGACACCCGCGTGGCGCCGCCGTGAGCCGGTGCGGCCGCCGGTCTGCGCGCGGCCGTCGGGTCCGGCGTGAAATCGAGGTCCGGGGTCGGTCGCCGTCCCGGCCGTGCCCGCCGCGCGCCCGGACGCCGGCCCGCCTGCCTTGTCCCGGACCGGCCCGATCCGGGCCGTGCCCGCGTCATGTGCGGTGCACCTTTGCTCAATCATGACTGCGACATGGCAAGGATGTTACGCGTCCGTTCGCCTCTTGTGAGTGAGCGGGGGGTGGGTCAACCTTTCGGGGGCGGCAGCCCGTTGGCCATGCATTGACATGTGCATGGCTATCGAGCCCGCCTCGTCCCCGCAGTGCAGCACCCATGAGGAGGACCCCCCACATGTCCGTGATGCGTCACACCCGCCGGAAGATCGCCGGCATCAGCGCGACCGCCGTCGTCGCGCTCGCGCTCGGCGCGGCCGCCGCCTTACCCGCCTCGGCGGCAGACAACGGCGCACAGGGCGTCATCGAGAACGCCGGTGCCGCCGGAACCATCTCCGGCAGCTACATCGTGACCCTGAACGACACCGCGGCCCGCTCCACCGCCGACAGCGGCAAGGCCGTCGCCAAGCGTTACGGCGCGAAGATCGACAAGACCTACAGCGCCGCCCTCAACGGCTACTCCGTCGAGGTCTCCGAGGCGCAGGCCAAGAAGCTCGCCGCCGACCCGGCGGTCAAGTCCGTCGTGCAGAACCGGGTCTTCACCGTCGACGCGACCCAGCCCAACCCGCCGTCCTGGGGCCTCGACCGCATCGACCAGCGGGCGCTCCCGCTGAACCAGAGCTACACCTACCCGGACAAGGCCGGTGAGGGCGTCACCGCCTACATCATCGACACCGGCGTCCGCATCACCCACCAGGACTTCGGCACCCGCGCCTCCTACGGCTACGACGCCATCGACAACGACAACACCGCCCAGGACGGCCACGGCCACGGCACCCACGTCGCCGGCACCGTCGCGGGCGGCGCCTACGGCGTGGCCAAGAAGGCCAAGATCGTCGGCGTCCGCGTCCTCGACAACAACGGCTCCGGGACGACGGCCCAGGTCGTCGCGGGCATCGACTGGGTGACCCGCAACGCCGTCAAGCCGGCCGTGGCCAACATGTCGCTGGGCGGCGGCGCGGACTCCGCGCTCGACACCGCCGTGCGCAACTCCATCGCCTCCGGCATCACCTACGGCGTCGCCGCGGGCAACGAGTCCACCAACGCCTCGACCAAGTCCCCGGCCCGCGTGGCCGAGGCCATCACGGTCGGCGCCACCACCAACACGGACGCCAAGGCCAGCTACTCCAACTTCGGCACCGTCCTGGACATCTTCGCGCCGGGCTCCTCCATCACCTCCTCGTGGGGTACCGGGGACACCGCCACCAACACCATCTCCGGCACCTCGATGGCCACCCCGCACGTGGTCGGTGCGGCGGCGCTCTACCTGGCGCAGAACACCGCCAGCACCCCGGCGCAGGTCCGTGACGCCCTGGTGGCCGCCGCGACCCCGAACGTGGTGACCGGCCCGGGCACGGGCTCCCCGAACCTGCTGCTCTACGTCGGCGACGGCGGCACCGTCCCGCCCGGCAAGCGGTTCGAGAACGCCGCGGACTACGCGATCAACGACAACGCCACCGTCGAGTCGCCGGTCACCGTCAGCGGTGTCGCCGGCAACGCCCCGGCGGCGCTGACCGTCGCGGTCGACATCAAGCACACGTACATCGGTGACCTCAAGGTGGACCTGGTCGCGCCCGACGGCACCGTCTACACCCTGCACAACCGCACCGGCGGCAGCGCGGACAACATCATCAAGACCTTCACCGTCAATGCCTCCGCGGAGGTCGCCAACGGTGTCTGGAAGCTCCGGGTGAACGACAACGCGAACGTCGACACCGGCAAGATCGACTCCTGGGCGCTCCAGTTCTGAGCGCGGGACCGGCGCATGACTTCTGAGCCGCGATGAACAGGCGGGGGCGACCACAGGGCGGTCGCCCCCGCTGCGTCGTCCGCCCGCAACGGCGGGCTGCACACCGCGAAACGGTGCTGCAATGGAGCCATGCACCTCGATGAGCTCCGCACCCTGCTGGCGCGGCACGCCCGCTCCGACTGGAGCACCGCCATCGACGGCGTCCTGATCTCCCGGGTCGACCGGTCGGATCCGCCGGCGCCGTCGATGTCCGGCACGGTCCTGGCGGTCATCGCCCAGGGAGCCAAACGGCTCGCCCTCGGGGACAGGGTCTACGAGTACGGCGCCGGGCAGTACCTGGTGGCATCCGTCGACCTGCCGGTCACCGGACAGTTCACCCGGGCCGACCCGGATCACCCGGCCCTCGGTTTCGGCCTCACGCTCGAACCGGCCGCCGTCGCCGAACTGCTGGTACAGGCCGGTCCCGCTGTGTACACCCCGCGGTCCGCGGCGGGCGCGCCGTCGGGAATCGCCGTCAGCGACGCCCCGCCCGCCCTGCTGGACGCGGTGGTCCGCCTGCTGCGCCTGCTCGACGAACCCCGGGACCGGGCCGTACTGGCCCCCCTGGTCAAGCGGGAGATCCTGTGGCGGCTGATCACCGGCGAGCAGGGGGCCGCGGTGCGCCAGCTCGGCCTCGCCGACAGCGGCCTCAGCCACGTCTCACGCGCGGTGCGCTGGATCCGCGAGCACTACGCCGAGCCCTTCCGCGTCGAGGACGTGGCGCGCCTGGCCGGCATGAGCGTCTCCGCCTTCTACCGGCAGTTCCAGGCGGTGACCGCGATGAGCCCCATCCAGTTCCAGAAGCAGATCCGGCTCCAGGAGGCCCGGCTGCTGCTCGCCACGCACCCGGGCGACGTCACGGGCGTCGGCCAGCGCGTCGGCTACGACAACCCCTCGCAGTTCAGCCGTGAGTACCGCCGGCAGTTCGGCGCGCCCCCGAGCCGGGACGCGGCCCGGCTGCGGGACACCGTACGGGCCCCGGCGAGTGTCCTGCCCTGAGCCGACCCGAGCCATTAGGGAGGATCGTGCAAGGGGCAGCGAGGATAGTTCTACTGTCTGCGCAGGTCAGAGCGATTCAATGGAATCAGCGGTTCTTCCGCGGAGCAGGAAAATGCCTGTCGCTCCGTGGATCCCCGATCCCACCACCATCGCGAGGGGCACACCATGAAGACCGTCCTGATCACCGGCACCTCCTCCGGCTACGGGCGCGAGACCGCCCTCTACTTCCACGAGCAGGGATGGAACGTCATCGCCACCATGCGGACCCCGCGTGCCGGCATCCTGCCCGAGTCGGACCGGATCCGCGTCCTCGAGCTGGACGTGACCAGGCCCGAGACCATCACCGCCGCGCTCGAGGCCGCAGGACCCGTCGACGTCCTGGTCAACAACGCGGGTGTCCCCTCGATCGGCGTCTTCGAGGGCACCCCCATGGCCCGGGTGCGGGAGGTCTTCGAGACCAACACGTTCGGCGTGATGGCCGTGACCCAGGCGGTGCTGCCCGGGTTCCGCGAACGCGGCAGCGGCGTCGTGGTCAACGTGACCTCCAGCGTGGTGCTGGGGCACATGCCGCTCACGGCCGTCTACAAGGCCAGCAAGACGGCCGTCGAGGGGTTCACCGCATCGCTCGCGCTCGAACTCGAGCCCTTCGGCGTGCGGGCCAGGACGGTCGAGCCGGGCGCCTGCTTCACGACGAACTTCGGGACCAGGGCGACGAGCGACGGATCGCCCGACGAACTCGTGCCCGCGCCGTACGCGGAGTTCACGAAGAAGGTCCTGGCCGACTTCGCGAACCAGGACCTGTACACGACGGAGCGCGACGTGGCCGAGACGGTCTGGCGCGCCGCGCACGACACGACCGGCCGGCTGCGCTTCCCGGCCGGCGCCGACGCGGTCCGGCTCGCCGAGGCGAAGTGACCGGGCGATCAGGAAGCCGGCGCGGGCGGGCTCCAGTGGGCGTCCGCGGGCAGGTTGCGGGGGACCGAGGCCGCCTTGCCGACCCGTACTGCGTCCACCACGGCCTGGTGCAGGAGGCGGCTGCCCTCCTCCGACTCGCAGGGCACCGGACTGCCGGTCACGGTGAACCAGTCGGAGCCGCCGCTGTACTGCACGGCCACATGGGCCTCCGGAGCCGACCAGGTGGTGTGCACGGTCAGGTCCCCGGAGAGGATGCCCGCCTCGTCGGTGCTCACTCCGCCGCGTCCGGCGTATACCCCTGTCGTCGTCCACGAAGCCCAGGTCATGGCGCATCGCCCCTCACCGCGGAGTGCCTCTGATGCTTCCACGCTACGGCGCGTCCAGGGTTCGCGCGCCCGCACGGCCGGATCAGTGGCCCGCGGCCGCCTTCACCAGGGCGACCGCGGTGCCGATGGCCGCGTCCAGGATCCCGGCCAGCAGCGCCAAACCCGTACCGCCACCCATGCGGATGCCGCCGTACCAGCCCCAGGTGAACAGCCCGGCGATGCTCACCCCGGCCGAGACCAGCAGGGCCGTGTCCACCTCCATCACCCCGAGCGCCGCCGAGGCGATGAGGACCAGGGGTCCCACGGCGGACAGCAGCAGCGGGCTGCTGATCGACAGCATGCGGCGCAGCTCGTGGCCGGTCGCCAGACGGCCGTGGACGACGCGGTGGGCCTGCTGGTCCGCGACCAGGGCGGCCAGCCACAGGCCCACCGCGGTGGTCAGTACGGTCGCGGCGGCTCCGGGGGCGCTGATGTGCTCGGAGCCCGCCAGCCCGATCACCACCGCGATCATGGTGATGGTCGCGTACAGCCGTTCCTTCAGCCGCGCGGCGGCGAACCGCGGCTCGCGATCGAAGGCCTGCTCGTGGTCCGGTCCGGGGG encodes:
- a CDS encoding YbaK/EbsC family protein: MRAPIGPFDNAVPAPDCLADLTPPVAEAVRGWTGDVPAEQILHVDTDPAIADTRAFVAHYGQELLGQSANCVVVAAKRGGEVTLAACLVPSAGRIDVNGAVRRHLGARKVSFAPMETAVELTGMEYGGITPIGLPADWPLLVDAAVADMPYVLVGSGRRRGKLIAPGKLFAELPGAELIEGLAL
- a CDS encoding dioxygenase family protein, with protein sequence MTENGSSPTSRRALLLAAGSVGVAALTAACSGPAGTRGAAGQPSAPPPLSPSPGASTPACVLAVQAGAGPYYLDLDRVRSDITEGRAGVPFRLDLTVVRVSAGCRPVAEAAVDVWHADPSGAYSTGGAAFLRGTQVTDAAGRSTFRTIVPGWYAGLAPHIHFKVRPDRRTETTSQFFFPEPLLVQVYKRPPYAERRAPEHPNARDDRYRASGASMTLAPVPDGDGYRAAYTVGIA
- a CDS encoding VOC family protein, with product MDHFAPEGYTSVAPWVVTDDTGALLDFITAAFDGEEIARVSVEDGSIGHGEIRIGDTVVLAFDRRPDWPATPAMLRVYVPDADAAMAAAVAHGARVVTEAADSAWGDRGGRVKDPFGNIWWVVSRVEEVAPDEVWRRMDEPKYAESMRTAQQTLDAELGGRASGVASAPQRPPH
- a CDS encoding RICIN domain-containing protein, which gives rise to MTGSEPDPADGRRGDAYHGPAGVQRGSGNLQVNIHEHRVGILSACAVALVCVATVIAVRLGGDTGTGADAPPDSAPATTSATTSGAPREDLSALTGQLVNDGSGLCLRAPGTGEGLVPVQDTCTADTDRTWTLAQQDGARSRTLRNAHSGRCLTVTGEENGAPARQFACTAGQHVQRWELQWGSGARAGHFVLRNAANAKCLLVQGTGQGLPAAQTSCGEEYADQWWHLVPRQGGPS
- a CDS encoding S8 family peptidase translates to MSVMRHTRRKIAGISATAVVALALGAAAALPASAADNGAQGVIENAGAAGTISGSYIVTLNDTAARSTADSGKAVAKRYGAKIDKTYSAALNGYSVEVSEAQAKKLAADPAVKSVVQNRVFTVDATQPNPPSWGLDRIDQRALPLNQSYTYPDKAGEGVTAYIIDTGVRITHQDFGTRASYGYDAIDNDNTAQDGHGHGTHVAGTVAGGAYGVAKKAKIVGVRVLDNNGSGTTAQVVAGIDWVTRNAVKPAVANMSLGGGADSALDTAVRNSIASGITYGVAAGNESTNASTKSPARVAEAITVGATTNTDAKASYSNFGTVLDIFAPGSSITSSWGTGDTATNTISGTSMATPHVVGAAALYLAQNTASTPAQVRDALVAAATPNVVTGPGTGSPNLLLYVGDGGTVPPGKRFENAADYAINDNATVESPVTVSGVAGNAPAALTVAVDIKHTYIGDLKVDLVAPDGTVYTLHNRTGGSADNIIKTFTVNASAEVANGVWKLRVNDNANVDTGKIDSWALQF
- a CDS encoding AraC family transcriptional regulator produces the protein MHLDELRTLLARHARSDWSTAIDGVLISRVDRSDPPAPSMSGTVLAVIAQGAKRLALGDRVYEYGAGQYLVASVDLPVTGQFTRADPDHPALGFGLTLEPAAVAELLVQAGPAVYTPRSAAGAPSGIAVSDAPPALLDAVVRLLRLLDEPRDRAVLAPLVKREILWRLITGEQGAAVRQLGLADSGLSHVSRAVRWIREHYAEPFRVEDVARLAGMSVSAFYRQFQAVTAMSPIQFQKQIRLQEARLLLATHPGDVTGVGQRVGYDNPSQFSREYRRQFGAPPSRDAARLRDTVRAPASVLP
- a CDS encoding SDR family oxidoreductase encodes the protein MKTVLITGTSSGYGRETALYFHEQGWNVIATMRTPRAGILPESDRIRVLELDVTRPETITAALEAAGPVDVLVNNAGVPSIGVFEGTPMARVREVFETNTFGVMAVTQAVLPGFRERGSGVVVNVTSSVVLGHMPLTAVYKASKTAVEGFTASLALELEPFGVRARTVEPGACFTTNFGTRATSDGSPDELVPAPYAEFTKKVLADFANQDLYTTERDVAETVWRAAHDTTGRLRFPAGADAVRLAEAK